One window from the genome of Trichoplusia ni isolate ovarian cell line Hi5 chromosome 13, tn1, whole genome shotgun sequence encodes:
- the LOC113499951 gene encoding uncharacterized protein LOC113499951, giving the protein MNDIVDVNIDGFRVLHQEKEDNQIKELETNVHDNIIQGIDKTLQKIPLPPSKKKQVMKGLQDTAENILKQPITDDLRELMIEGFHKAIDEMPLTQDEKNTLKSELSDMVVKNIESYETQKAAVKASAPLSKKDDIRRFSYRPIEVDENEVKSKILQDIDRKIERSLTPHENRAEIQQEIKNMATKTFENQLNDEVVDAVKDGIVNIIDNTSLTAQKKNEIKHELAEVVDEHIDVLVGSVKDKEQNQIKELETNVHDNIMQGIETTVQKAPLSTAKKNQVMKGLHQTANKVMKQPLTSDFKEDMVKGFNETLDGMPLDQNIKSNLKSELTDMVSENVDSYETKKEAIKAKSPFKNDRRCSFMPTKEVDENETKNNILLGMDKKVDETLLPDENKTEIKNELRQMATEVFQAPLTTDAADAVKNYIASIVYDSNLPEETKPKLIDELTDVVDENMEKLRASDRAKGTREDGNKYGQTKRKSVSKTMPPGQVTKKIREPVLPEIKVDTSLMEELEDVFDKQELDPNLITGLQGDVIKTLEDLVVRSDGNDEEAKSAVINKIMQTTNLSEQQADELATALIGRAKEMKLLAKTSDSEEYDRETFEKSSKAPNGRIADLSDKEFMDSPESLLVSDENVYLIDGVPFDAGDQETVDVYGIKTKGLPVYKQPAPSEGATLPTKGNIDDFRANIRDEETKQIDELETKLHDDLIQGIENSVQKTQLPSTKKKQVMKRLQETTDNILQHPFNDNIREDIIDGFNKALDDIPINKDVKNNLKSELSQLIDHAVDSYESDKEAIKSSIPYKQQEKAMYNYRPKKADSEAEVKNNILQDVDLKIQQSLLPEENRADVQKQFWNMATKEFNKPLNDNVVSAVKDGIVNIIEGTPLPQSKKTELENEMNDIVDVNIDGFRVLHQEKEDNQIKELETNVHDNIIQGIDKTLQKIPLPPSKKKQVMKGLQDTAENILKQPITDDLRELMIEGFHKAIDEMPLTQDEKNTLKSELSDMVVKNIESYETQKAAVKASAPLSKKDDIRRFSYRPIEVDENEVKSKILQDIDRKIERSLTPHENRAEIQQEIRNMATKKFENQLNDEVVDAVKDGIVNIIDNTSLTAQKKNEIKHELAEVVDEHIDVLVGSVKDKEQNQIKELETNVHDNIMQGIETTVQKAPLSTAKKNQVMKGLHQTANEVMKQPLTSDFKEDMVKGFNETLDGMPLDQNIKSNLKSELTDMVSENVDSYETKKEAIKAKSPFKNDRRCSFMPTKEVDENETKNNILLGMDKKVDETLLPDENKTEIKNELRQMATEVFQAPLTTDTADAVKNYIASIVYDSNLPEETKPKLIDELTDVVDENMEKLRASDRAKGTRDDGNKYGQTKRKSVSQSKPPRQVKKKQRESVLPQIQIDTSLMEELEDVFDKQELDPNLITGLQGDVIKTLEDLVVRSDGNDEEAKSAVISKIMQTTNLTEQQADELATALIGRAKEMKLLAKTSDSEEYDREILEKSAKASKGRITDLSDKEFMDSPESLMVRDENVYLIDGIPYDAGDQETVDVYEIKTKGLPENKKPATILKSQLKEAMSTTIGEVIDKSPIPTEEKSTLKTHLTDQLDVRLEKSPITKKKHINEVKDAIIRDTRNIIDESPISPENKDLIKAKLIDLFNKDVATISEKWNDVDFIEHQGQKAAIAKLTSKENADIVTNCIKTWMGGIPVTLNENVKDPFIKALAADIIDRQKYLQINPIAQSSPPEELEHLKYQIYKPLCKTVNPNALVQFLKSANKLLKLLKASDILKQPIKRVRKKDDQKLESDIKYQVNDWVDTLPVTIRNDDEKKDLDTKTGALIATLKEMVQRGNADEMKEAAKAYMYDIPIENELKSNDAFMDEKAAELVENITSLPKKRGKDRQYGMSFNGLTDFVDNWIVNIHIDDETKSEAEIEKMKKDIAYELIHKIGEMNVDPEIFNDEAMYEDVLRDELNGLLEDLSISDQNLGDLKEDLIDKVKEAQHRAKDEVIGQNYKRNLRNNISSILPDPRTATAEEQATMEVLKDQLADAFINLHFSGNDEELKGKLKNKISSEINKFCNDYLQSHPGESIDSNKLQRDLFNALVQVPLPPEDSMKYEVEQVRIRDEINEWVKGLPLEPQTPQAVLTRNKMIYVLSKKLFDIEIEITDSQAIPAMRKEIQRFLKKLPLRPGEDQNIETFCNDLIARLKSSEISRKYSESSYIAFDEYGRPCMGGRPSTAGSRPCPAGRPCTISRPSTAGRPCPARAGMAGRPSLRGAPMAGMAGTDNMCPYYRNLLEKQQSTPPPKPPCYGQTSTPYPPCTLNSEDVAHLERIRERSCLAPKCLSSFVRPKRSTGVGPRPIDAGSQTVLNPVSSQKANQPSPYCPSSLRDPTRTCPGMPASTSNQSSYQDRRTTLTGTPIETDSRGEVQPNIMVNEYYWDTPQAPPKGPEPVSQRPSRAQAQPSFPQNMPCDDVCPSPAMKSQRCPHCAQQKYYQMPQDKSSHGSLPCSRPTWKPWTPSINPISPPCQSTPLSSPGMSFRYNNENRVPRRDGLQDQTSCSRPYRKERVIELGSLDDLSRPRPKKRNDNNFDWSYAKFSDDDNFWGTPCMRRVILDEGIDEPILMEREKREERVRCNCKERLVPKCDPRGPTRSYNQPPHQSRNEESNTLKRCSKCCGIHCPYPSYLYFRQ; this is encoded by the exons ATGAATGATATTGTTGACGTCAACATTGATGGCTTCCGCGTATTGCACCAAGAAAAGGAAGACAATCAAATCAAAGAACTAGAAACCAATGTTCATGATAATATCATACAGGGAATCGACAAGACCCTACAGAAAATACCACTCCCTCCATCGAAGAAGAAACAAGTTATGAAAGGTCTACAGGACACTGcagaaaatattctaaaacaacCCATTACAGACGACCTTAGAGAACTCATGATAGAAGGTTTCCACAAAGCAATTGACGAAATGCCACTAACGCAAGACGAAAAGAATACTTTGAAATCTGAACTGAGTGACATGgttgtcaaaaatattgaatcttaTGAAACTCAGAAGGCTGCGGTCAAAGCTTCGGCTCCACTTTCGAAGAAAGACGACATCAGAAGGTTTAGCTACAGACCAATCGAAGTCGATGAGAACGAagtaaaaagcaaaattttacaGGACATCGATAGAAAGATTGAACGATCTTTAACACCACATGAGAATCGAGCAGAAAttcaacaagaaataaaaaacatggccacaaaaacatttgaaaatcagCTTAATGATGAAGTCGTAGACGCCGTCAAGGATGGTATAGTAAACATCATCGACAACACTTCTTTAACAGCGCAGAAGAAGAACGAAATAAAGCACGAATTAGCCGAAGTAGTTGACGAGCATATAGACGTCTTAGTAGGTAGTGTGAAAGATAAagaacaaaatcaaatcaaggAACTGGAAACAAACGTCCATGACAACATAATGCAGGGTATTGAAACAACCGTACAAAAAGCACCACTGTCTACTGCTAAGAAAAACCAAGTGATGAAAGGCTTACATCAAACAGCAAACAAGGTTATGAAACAACCATTGACTAGTGATTTCAAAGAAGACATGGTAAAAGGCTTCAATGAAACCCTCGATGGAATGCCGTTGGACCAAAACATTAAAAGCAATCTCAAATCAGAATTGACCGATATGGTCAGCGAAAACGTTGACTCCTATGAGACCAAAAAGGAGGCTATCAAAGCTAAGTCGCCCTTTAAGAATGATAGACGATGCAGCTTTATGCCAACAAAAGAAGTGGATGAGAATGAGACAAAGAACAACATATTACTAGGTATGGATAAGAAAGTTGATGAAACACTACTACCTGATGAAAAtaagactgaaataaaaaatgaactgaGACAGATGGCTACAGAAGTATTTCAGGCCCCACTTACAACAGATGCAGCAGACGCCGTCAAAAACTACATAGCTAGCATAGTCTATGACAGCAATCTGCCAGAAGAGACAAAACCCAAACTGATAGACGAACTAACCGACGTGGTTGACGAAAACATGGAAAAACTGCGTGCCAGTGACCGCGCGAAAGGTACGCGAGAAGATGGTAATAAATACGGGcaaactaaaagaaaaagtgtttcCAAAACAATGCCTCCAGGACAAGTGACAAAGAAAATCAGAGAGCCAGTATTGCCTGAAATAAAAGTTGACACGTCTTTGATGGAGGAACTCGAAGATGTATTCGATAAGCAGGAATTAGATCCCAATCTCATAACAGGACTACAAGGAGATGTCATAAAAACGCTTGAAGATCTTGTAGTCAGGTCGGACGGTAACGACGAAGAAGCGAAATCcgcagttataaataaaattatgcaaacCACAAATCTGTCTGAACAACAGGCCGATGAGTTAGCCACTGCGCTCATCGGTAGAGCAAAAGAAATGAAACTTTTGGCTAAGACAAGCGATTCTGAAGAATACGACAGAGAAACTTTTGAAAAGTCATCAAAAGCACCGAATGGCAGAATAGCAGATTTGTCTGACAAAGAGTTTATGGATAGCCCTGAGTCATTATTGGTGAGCGAtgagaatgtttatttaattgatggTGTTCCATTCGACGCTGGTGACCAAGAGACAGTCGACGTTTACGGGATAAAAACTAAAGGCTTACCAGTATACAAACAACCAGCCCCAAGTGAAGGCGCTACATTACCAACTAAAGGAAACATTGATGATTTCCGTGCAAATATCAGAGACGAAGAAACTAAACAAATCGATGAATTGGAAACAAAATTGCACGATGATTTAATACAGGGAATCGAGAATAGTGTGCAAAAGACTCAGCTGCCGTCTACGAAAAAGAAACAAGTGATGAAACGTTTGCAGGAAACAACTGACAATATTTTGCAACATCCGTTCAACGATAACATTCGAGAAGACATTATCGATGGCTTCAACAAAGCCCTTGACGACATCCCAATTAACAaagatgtaaaaaataacttgaaatcaGAATTGAGTCAGCTCATTGATCATGCTGTTGATTCCTACGAATCTGATAAAGAAGCTATTAAATCTTCGATACCGTATAAACAACAAGAAAAAGCTATGTATAACTACAGACCAAAAAAGGCTGATAGTGAAGCCGAAGTCAAAAACAACATATTGCAGGATGTGGATCTAAAAATTCAACAGTCGTTATTACCCGAGGAGAACAGAGCCGATGTGCAAAAACAGTTTTGGAACATGGCAACAAAGGAATTCAATAAACCACTAAACGACAATGTAGTTTCCGCCGTCAAAGACGGCATTGTCAATATTATAGAGGGCACACCCCTACCACAAAGTAAAAAAACCGAATTGGAAAACGAAATGAATGATATTGTTGACGTCAACATTGATGGCTTCCGCGTATTGCACCAAGAAAAGGAAGACAATCAAATCAAAGAACTAGAAACCAATGTTCATGATAATATCATACAGGGAATCGACAAGACCCTACAGAAAATACCACTCCCTCCATCGAAGAAGAAACAGGTTATGAAAGGTCTACAGGACACTGcagaaaatattctaaaacaacCCATTACAGACGACCTTAGAGAACTCATGATAGAAGGTTTCCACAAAGCAATTGACGAAATGCCACTAACGCAAGACGAAAAGAATACTCTGAAATCTGAACTGAGTGACATGGTTGTCAAAAACATTGAATCTTATGAAACTCAGAAGGCTGCGGTCAAAGCTTCGGCTCCACTTTCGAAGAAAGACGACATCAGAAGGTTTAGCTACAGACCAATTGAAGTCGATGAGAACGAagtaaaaagcaaaattttacaGGACATCGATAGAAAGATTGAACGATCTTTAACACCACATGAGAATCGAGCAGAAATTCAACAAGAAATAAGAAACATGGCCacaaaaaaatttgaaaatcaGCTTAATGATGAAGTCGTAGACGCCGTCAAGGATGGTATAGTAAACATCATCGACAACACTTCTTTAACAGCGCAGAAGAAGAACGAAATAAAGCACGAATTAGCCGAAGTAGTTGACGAGCATATAGACGTCTTAGTAGGTAGTGTGAAAGATAAagaacaaaatcaaatcaaggAACTGGAAACAAACGTCCATGACAACATAATGCAGGGTATTGAAACAACCGTACAAAAAGCACCACTGTCTACTGCTAAGAAAAACCAAGTGATGAAAGGCTTACATCAAACAGCAAACGAGGTTATGAAACAACCATTGACTAGTGATTTCAAAGAAGACATGGTAAAAGGCTTCAATGAAACCCTCGATGGAATGCCGTTGGACCAAAACATTAAAAGCAATCTCAAATCAGAATTGACCGATATGGTCAGCGAAAACGTTGACTCCTATGAGACCAAAAAGGAGGCTATCAAAGCTAAGTCGCCCTTTAAGAATGATAGACGATGCAGCTTTATGCCAACAAAAGAAGTGGATGAGAATGAGACAAAGAACAACATATTACTAGGTATGGATAAGAAAGTTGATGAAACACTACTACCTGATGAAAAtaagactgaaataaaaaatgaactgaGACAGATGGCTACAGAAGTATTTCAGGCCCCACTTACAACAGATACAGCGGACGCCGTCAAAAACTACATAGCTAGCATAGTCTATGACAGCAATCTGCCAGAAGAGACAAAACCCAAACTGATAGACGAACTAACCGACGTGGTTGACGAAAACATGGAAAAACTGCGTGCTAGTGACCGCGCGAAAGGTACGCGAGATGATGGTAACAAATACGGGCAGACTAAACGAAAAAGTGTCTCGCAGTCAAAGCCTCCAAgacaagtgaaaaaaaaacaaagagagTCAGTGTTACCTCAAATACAAATTGACACATCTTTGATGGAGGAACTCGAAGATGTGTTCGATAAGCAGGAATTAGATCCCAACCTCATAACAGGACTACAAGGGGATGTCATAAAAACGCTTGAAGATCTTGTAGTCAGGTCGGACGGTAACGACGAAGAAGCGAAATCCGCagttataagtaaaattatgCAAACCACAAATTTGACCGAGCAACAGGCCGATGAGTTAGCCACTGCACTCATCGGTAGGGCAAAAGAAATGAAACTTTTGGCTAAAACAAGCGATTCTGAAGAATACGACAGAGAAATTTTGGAAAAGTCAGCAAAAGCATCGAAAGGCAGAATAACAGATTTATCTGACAAGGAGTTTATGGATAGTCCTGAGTCCTTGATGGTTAGGGACGAGAATGTCTATTTGATTGATGGTATCCCGTATGATGCTGGTGATCAAGAGACAGTCgatgtttacgagataaaaacTAAGGGTTTACCAGAAAACAAAAAACCGGCAACAATTCTTAAAAGCCAATTAAAGGAGGCTATGTCAACAACAATAGGTGAAGTTATTGACAAATCTCCCATACCAACAGAAGagaaaagtactttaaaaacacatttaactGATCAGTTGGACGTTCGTTTAGAAAAATCACcgataacaaagaaaaaacatataaatgaaGTAAAAGATGCAATCATACGTGATACCAGGAACATTATTGATGAGTCACCAATATCGCCTGAAAACAAAGACTTAATCAAAGCAAaacttattgatttatttaacaaagacGTGGCTACAATATCCGAGAAATGGAATGATGTAGATTTTATAGAACATCAAGGACAAAAAGCTGCAATAGCAAAACTAACTAGCAAAGAAAATGCAGATATCgttacaaattgtattaaaacttgGATGGGTGGCATTCCAGTTACTTTGAACGAGAACGTAAAAGATCCCTTTATAAAAGCTCTTGCTGCTGATAtaatagacagacagaaatatttgcaaataaatccTATTGCACAATCATCGCCACCGGAGGAACTGGAACATTTGAagtatcaaatttataaaccTTTATGTAAGACTGTGAACCCGAACGCTCTCGTACAGTTTTTGAAGAGTGCaaataaactattgaaattGTTAAAGGCATCGGACATTCTGAAGCAACCCATTAAACGGGTCAGGAAGAAAG ATGATCAGAAACTTGAATCAGATATTAAATATCAAGTCAACGATTGGGTTGATACTTTACCAGTTACCATACGAAATGACGACGAGAAGAAAGACTTAGACACCAAGACAGGCGCTCTAATCGCCACCTTGAAGGAAATGGTACAAAGAGGAAATGCTGACGAAATGAAAGAAGCCGCTAAAGCTTACATGTATGACATACCGATAGAGAATGAACTCAAAAGCAATGATGCCTTTATGGACGAGAAAGCCGCAGAGCTTGTCGAAAATATCACTTCATTACCCAAAAAGAGAGGTAAAGACCGGCAGTATGGCATGAGCTTCAACGGACTTACTGATTTTGTTGACAACTGGATCGTCAATATACATATTGACGATGAAACGAAAAGTGAAGCGGAgattgaaaaaatgaaaaaagatatAGCATATGAATTGATACACAAAATCGGAGAAATGAATGTTGATCctgaaatatttaatgatgaGGCTATGTATGAAGACGTTTTAAGGGATGAATTGAATGGTTTACTAGAAGATTTATCCATATCAGATCAAAACTTAGGTGATTTGAAAGAAGACCTTATAGACAAAGTTAAAGAAGCACAGCACCGAGCTAAAGACGAAGTTATTGGACAGAATTACAAACGTAACTTGCGAAATAATATTTCGTCAATTTTACCTGATCCACGAACTGCTACAGCTGAAGAACAAGCAACTATGGAAGTTTTAAAAGATCAACTTGCTGACGCATTCATAAACCTACACTTTTCCGGAAATGATGAAGAGttaaaaggtaaattaaaaaacaaaatatccagTGAGATCAACAAGTTTTGTAACGACTACTTGCAGAGCCATCCAGGAGAATCAATTGACAGTAACAAATTACAACGCGACTTGTTTAATGCTTTAGTACAAGTGCCTTTACCGCCTGAGGACTCAATGAAATATGAAGTGGAACAAGTTAGAATAAGAGACGAAATTAATGAGTGGGTAAAAGGATTACCCTTAGAACCCCAAACTCCACAAGCTGTACTAACTCGAAACAAAATGATTTACGTACTgtcaaaaaaactatttgacattgaaattgaaattactGATTCGCAAGCCATTCCAGCTATGCGAAAAGAAATACAGAGGTTCCTAAAAAAACTTCCTCTAAGACCTGGAGAagatcaaaatattgaaacattcTGTAACGATCTGATTGCAAGACTTAAGTCTTCGGAAATCTCAAGAAAGTATAGCGAGTCTTCATACATAGCTTTTGATGAGTACGGTAGACCATGCATGGGTGGTAGGCCTAGCACCGCTGGCAGCCGGCCGTGCCCAGCAGGCCGTCCTTGCACAATTAGCCGACCCAGCACAGCAGGCCGCCCATGTCCGGCTCGTGCAGGTATGGCCGGCCGCCCCAGTCTTAGGGGCGCTCCAATGGCGGGAATGGCGGGCACAGACAATATGTGCCCTTATTACAGGAACTTACTAGAGAAACAACAATCCACTCCCCCCCCGAAACCACCTTGCTACGGCCAAACTAGTACCCCATACCCTCCTTGTACGTTAAACTCTGAAGATGTCGCACATTTAGAAAGAATTAGAGAACGGTCATGTTTAGCACCGAAATGCTTATCGTCATTTGTAAGACCAAAACGTAGTACAGGCGTGGGACCGCGCCCTATTGATGCTGGTAGTCAAACAGTGCTTAACCCTGTATCTTCACAGAAAGCAAATCAGCCGAGTCCATATTGCCCAAGTAGTCTAAGAGATCCCACAAGAACTTGCCCCGGCATGCCCGCGAGTACGTCCAACCAATCTTCGTATCAAGACAGAAGAACAACGCTCACCGGCACACCTATAGAAACTGATAGTCGAGGCGAAGTGCAGCCAAAT ATCATGGTAAACGAATACTACTGGGATACACCCCAGGCTCCTCCCAAGGGACCAGAACCTGTATCACAGCGGCCTAGCAGGGCTCAGGCACAGCCCTCCTTCCCGCAGAACATGCCTTGTGACGACGTGTGCCCGAGTCCCGCCATGAAGTCCCAACGCTGCCCTCACTGCGCCCAACAGAAATACTACCAGATGCCTCAAGACAAGTCCTCTCATGGGTCCTTGCCCTGCTCTCGACCGACGTGGAAACCCTGGACGCCTAGCATCAATCCAATATCACCTCCGTGCCAGTCAACTCCACTTAGCTCTCCAGGAATGTCATTCCGATACAATAACGAAAACAGAGTGCCCAGACGAGACGGGCTTCAGGACCAAACATCGTGCAGCAGACCTTATAGGAAGGAGCGAGTGATAGAGTTAGGCTCTTTAGATGACTTAAGTCGACCGAGACCGAAAAAACGGAACGATAACAATTTTGATTGGAGCTACGCGAAGTTTTCAGACGACGATAACTTCTGGGGAACACCGTGTATGAGGCGAGTCATTCTGGATGAAGGGATTGATGAACCGATTCTAATGGAGAGGGAGAAGAGAGAAGAACGAGTGAGATGTAACTGCAAAGAGAGACTGGTCCCTAAATGTGACCCTCGGGGTCCGACCAGGAGCTACAATCAACCACCGCACCAGAGCCGCAATGAAGAGTCCAATACTCTAAAGAGATGTTCTAAGTGTTGTGGCATCCACTGCCCGTATCCCAGCTATTTGTATTTTCGACAGTAA